A single window of Leptolyngbya ohadii IS1 DNA harbors:
- a CDS encoding CHAD domain-containing protein has protein sequence MQAGRQLKVKKEGKEKQSFKDLDLSTANLTLGKLAHQIITEQFQRMSKKKDQVLEDTDPEHLHQMRVSTRRLRTAMQIFDRAILLPKKADIKQVRDLARILGAVRDLDVQVASLQEEYLPQFEQAEQKRIQRAIKALKKQRIAAFQSMETALNDRTYQSLQKAFSRWIEQPKLQPIAHLPLLAVLPDVLSPLVSEVLLHSGWTIGLDRIQPELKTESETLHDLRKVCKHARYQTEFFKPFYGDPFHNWIEEVKQIQDQLGSFQDTQVLRSMLEQAIGGKFELPQLTEKIQQKQSEVLADWDTTRKKYLDQGFRYYLHQMLLQPTIDRDRVHPELLGEISAN, from the coding sequence ATGCAGGCAGGGAGGCAATTAAAGGTGAAAAAAGAAGGTAAAGAAAAACAGTCTTTTAAAGATCTTGATTTATCAACAGCAAATTTAACATTAGGTAAGCTAGCTCATCAAATTATTACCGAACAGTTTCAACGGATGAGCAAAAAAAAGGATCAGGTTTTGGAAGATACCGATCCGGAACATCTGCATCAAATGCGCGTGAGCACCCGCCGCCTCAGAACCGCGATGCAAATCTTCGATCGGGCTATTCTTTTGCCTAAGAAAGCCGATATTAAACAGGTGCGCGATCTGGCTCGAATTCTGGGGGCAGTCCGAGATCTGGATGTCCAAGTTGCCAGCCTTCAGGAAGAGTATCTGCCGCAGTTTGAACAGGCGGAACAGAAGCGAATTCAGCGAGCGATCAAAGCGCTCAAAAAACAGCGAATTGCTGCATTTCAAAGCATGGAAACTGCTCTGAACGATCGCACCTACCAGTCCCTCCAAAAAGCATTTTCCCGCTGGATCGAACAGCCCAAACTTCAGCCGATCGCCCATTTGCCGCTGCTTGCCGTCCTGCCGGATGTGCTGAGTCCGCTGGTGTCCGAAGTGCTGCTCCATTCGGGTTGGACGATTGGACTCGATCGGATTCAGCCGGAACTTAAAACCGAAAGCGAAACGCTCCACGACCTGCGGAAAGTCTGCAAACACGCCCGCTATCAAACCGAATTCTTTAAACCTTTCTACGGCGATCCCTTCCACAACTGGATTGAAGAAGTCAAACAAATTCAGGATCAGCTCGGCAGCTTCCAGGATACCCAGGTACTCCGATCGATGTTAGAACAGGCAATCGGTGGTAAATTTGAACTGCCCCAACTCACCGAAAAAATTCAGCAAAAACAATCCGAAGTTCTCGCCGATTGGGACACCACCCGCAAAAAGTATCTCGATCAGGGCTTTCGCTACTACCTGCACCAAATGCTGCTTCAGCCCACGATCGATCGCGATCGAGTCCACCCGGAATTGTTGGGGGAAATTTCAGCAAATTAA
- the eno gene encoding phosphopyruvate hydratase — MQILAINAAEVLDSRGNPTVEATVLLEDEMTVGTAIVPSGASTGEKEAVELRDGDPKRYGGKGVLTAVANVNDKIAPELEGMDVTDQRAIDLAMLELDGTPNKSVFGANAILAVSLAVARAAANSLGLPLYRYLGGTNACVLPVPCMNVINGGKHADNTVDFQEFMIAPHNAPTFAESIRMGVETFHALRSLLKGKGYSTGIGDEGGFAPDLKSNEEAIEVILQAIEKAGYRPGEDISICLDPASSEMWQDGRYVFFKSNAPAKTSEEMVALWKSWADQYPIVSLEDGMGENDWNGWKLLTDTIGDRVELVGDDLFCTNASILKEGIEKGVGNAILIKLNQIGTLTETLDTIELAKQNRYKCFVSHRSGESEDTTIADLAVATTAGQIKTGSGCRSERVAKFNQLLRIERQLGKSARFAGRSAFL, encoded by the coding sequence ATGCAGATTCTTGCCATCAATGCGGCTGAAGTCCTAGATTCGCGCGGCAATCCCACTGTGGAAGCCACCGTGCTGCTGGAGGACGAAATGACGGTGGGTACGGCAATCGTCCCTTCGGGTGCATCTACGGGCGAAAAAGAGGCAGTCGAATTGCGCGATGGCGATCCTAAGCGATACGGCGGCAAGGGCGTTCTTACTGCCGTAGCAAACGTAAATGACAAAATTGCCCCTGAGCTGGAGGGGATGGATGTGACGGATCAGCGGGCGATCGATCTGGCGATGCTGGAGCTAGACGGCACTCCCAATAAATCCGTTTTTGGCGCAAACGCAATTCTGGCGGTCTCGCTGGCAGTGGCAAGGGCGGCGGCAAATTCCTTGGGTTTGCCCCTCTATCGCTACCTGGGCGGCACCAATGCCTGTGTTTTGCCCGTGCCCTGCATGAATGTGATCAACGGCGGCAAACACGCAGATAACACGGTGGACTTTCAGGAGTTCATGATTGCGCCCCACAATGCCCCCACCTTTGCCGAGTCGATTCGGATGGGCGTAGAAACCTTCCATGCGCTGCGATCGCTCCTCAAGGGCAAGGGCTACAGCACCGGAATTGGCGACGAAGGCGGATTTGCCCCTGACCTGAAATCTAACGAAGAGGCGATCGAGGTGATTTTGCAGGCGATCGAGAAAGCGGGCTACCGACCCGGTGAAGATATCTCGATCTGTCTTGATCCCGCCTCCAGCGAAATGTGGCAGGACGGCAGATACGTCTTCTTCAAGTCCAACGCCCCTGCCAAGACCTCCGAGGAAATGGTCGCTCTCTGGAAATCCTGGGCAGACCAGTATCCGATCGTTTCCCTGGAAGACGGCATGGGCGAAAACGACTGGAACGGCTGGAAACTGCTGACCGACACGATCGGCGATCGGGTAGAACTGGTCGGCGATGATCTGTTCTGCACCAATGCCAGCATCCTCAAGGAAGGTATCGAAAAGGGCGTGGGCAACGCGATTCTAATCAAACTGAACCAGATCGGCACCCTCACCGAAACCCTGGACACGATCGAACTTGCCAAGCAAAACCGCTACAAGTGCTTTGTCTCCCACCGTTCGGGCGAAAGCGAAGATACGACGATCGCCGATCTTGCCGTGGCAACCACCGCCGGACAAATCAAAACCGGGTCGGGCTGTCGGAGTGAGCGGGTGGCGAAGTTCAACCAACTGCTGCGGATTGAGCGTCAGCTAGGCAAGTCTGCCCGATTTGCGGGTCGGAGTGCCTTCCTGTAA